ATGGAATGGTGGATCAGTTTAAAACCTGGACAAAATTATTGGCCAGAGGCTGTCCATCGTCGTCGAGGACACGGTAGCAGGGTATTCTCTGTGGAGATGATTCAGATATAAATCTCATTTCCGGGATGAACTTCACTGTTCCTCCAGGAAAATCGATAACCTGCTGCATCCAGTTATCATGCAAACATGCATATAAATTAAGCAGCGCATCACTGCAGTTACAGATTTCAAACCAGAGAGAGTAAAAGGCTGAATTCACACTAGTTATATATTGGAATTtggaaatatataaaattatcaaTTATGTGGTGCAGTACTACTTCGGTTTATTACATTTTGTGTCATATATCCCAATTTACGTCACGAATTAGAATGCAACATTTCAGTGCTCAGGATTCAATTATTATGACCAGggtatataaaaaatactatttaaacTTGTGTCAGCTCAGACGAGTATTCCAACTAcgaaattttcaaattttgaatcaaGGATTTCACCTTGCAATTAGGTCATCAAGTTTCACGGTTTCATACTTATTAGCTAAAGGTTTCACTTTCCAATAGGATCTTTATTAATCAGAGTCACCACATTCCTTACGAATTGGTCAATTATTTCATCGTTAAAGCGGGATTAAGGTTCATCGATGATAAAACATTTTCCAATTTCATATCTTTAAAAGTAGATTTTGCAATTTTGGATCTTAACAAATATTACGGGCCTTCTAAAGTTTGTAAACTTTTTATAACCTAACACGAGTAAAGTATAACCTGAGATTGGGGATTTATTTCAGAAACAAAGAAGTGTAGTCCATCAACGCACCCGATAGGCATGTGATACAAGCCCAGACAAGCAAATTCATGGTTTAATGGAATGACATTACTTTCGCAAACGAAGAAATTGCCTCAAAACATTCGTGTCAAAACACGGTTTAGGGACAGAGTGCGTTTGCTCAAATCAGTTCCGAagtgaaataataataataataataataataataataataataataaaagaggtGGGAAAATGTAGCAGTGATAAAGGGCCTGAAAGATCAGGAGAAATCAAATTCAGACGAGTGACACTGCTGATTATGAtattgcaagtttgtaaaacaGGATTGACGAGGACCGTATATTAATCGAAGTCTCGTCAAGAAGCTACCTTGCTTTTTCATATGAACATACGCACACACAAACAACACACAGACTTATAATTATAGCACTAGAAATGCTGTTTCAAACTTGAATGCGAACATTGCGACGATGGTACTGCAGTAATGCAGCGCTTCCTGTCAGGTCGTTATATAGGGATTGAAACTAGGGTTTTCTATTTGGGCCTCGGGCCCAAGTCCAGTAATTGAGACTCGTGTAAGTCCATTTACAGTTCCACAGAAACTATAAATGTGGAGAAAAATCATTccaaaaataaatacatatcggagtaaaataaaaaattatatattgctgaTGAAGatgataaaagaacaagaaatctTTACTCCagtaaattaaatatatatacagaaaaaataaattaaagagatCAGATAGTACTAATTGAGAGGATAATCAAAGAAACATACGTAGAAATACAGTCTGTCGTAGAAAATTACGAGTTAATGACCCAGTCAGCATgcattctagagagagagagagagagacctGGTTAGCATCGTGGATGGAATTGAAGGTGGAAGGATTTTGAGCTATGGTGGATGCAAATCGGCGcggagagagaagagatagtGGTGCATAGTTAGGTGTGAAGTTGAGCCTGGATTTGAAGTGGTTGAAGATGGTCTTCGATATCCACATCGTAGCAGATTGGAGGAACAACCGAACAACAGAAGCACGACACTTCCGGTGAGGTGAACCCAATTTTAACAAGAaacatttaatttaatttaatattgagctttttataataatttgttTTGGATTTAGCCTCGTGCGCTGAGGAATGAGGATTGAATGATAAGGATTGTGGATTCAACAACCTTTCTCTTTTGGGCTAAGGGATTCTCTTAAAAGCCCATTTATTCGGCCTTTATTGACCCAATATATGTTTTCATATCGTTTTTTTTATCAAGgaaatttattgatattttgGTTTTGGAATGCGCTAATTGTAATAGgaccaaggaaattaaaaacaaGAGGCCGAAAATATTGTACATAATTGATACGCAAGTTGGCATAGATGGATAGATGGATAGATGAATGAGGATATGTGTCCTTAATCATCTCTTCTGAATTCTATATTTACTGAAAAATAAGAATGAAGTTTGCTTACATAAAAATGAAGTTTGTTTACTTGAAAGAGATGTTCATTTTGTGTGTCTCAGAATTAATTATTGGACTTCCAACTTGATTGATACCTGGTACAAAAAAAAAGGTTTcctaccaaaaaaaaaataaagaataaaaaaaatgtttgagAATAAACttttcaataatttattttaatcattaTTCAACCAACTTTTTTAaacttttctttttactttattttaaaaaaaaaaagtaaagatagagaatTAATACTACAATAGTCAATTTTAATCAATATTATAACAGACTATCAAATAAGCCTAATATAAGTACACCAAAAAACTAAgcctaataaaaaaaatctattaaagattgaaataatttttctttatgttAAAGTTGGTTGTAATATTTGTCGTATAATATTGGTCCCATTACTTTTCTCATTTGAAAAAGGTTTGTTCTCTAATTAAAGCCTTAATGTTAGACAGTTTGTTTATTAGGTTGAGAGAAGTACTTCCTCagaaataaaagtaaaaaatattttatatttatagaaCTACTTTTTAgtaaatattttatgtatttattaaataatttttacataaatttataattatagttatgaaaaaaaactattttacaTAACAtggtaattttgaaaattaaaaggtatagttattttattatatttacctattgatataaaataaaataactacataggtttttaataaaatatactaattatGTTATCTTTTAATGatcttttaattaaaatattttatttaaagaataatATGTAATATATGATTATATGTAACACATGTTTTAGATATAAACACATCGTGTGTACAGAATagagaattttttattttaaaatgaaattaaatttttaaatataacaaATAATAATCACAATATGATTAGATCTCATTTTTAAGATAATGCAATTGAAAAATCGCATGAGGATTCATATAGTggttaatattttatattttctaaataaacatatttttcttttaaaatatattgAAAGAAATTAGTAATCTTAATCTTTTGCAGATTTTCTCTTTCTTTAATTTCGCTACTTTTTATGGAGAActaaattcttttaaaataaaaaatttgataaagtaataaaataaaaaaatgaattatttttaaattaaagtaatatGATTCATATATAATGGGAGGTACAATTTTAATGATGATTAATTCCTTATTAATTAgctttattattttactaatatttttattttagccaatctaaattcttctttaaatCTTAGAAGTAAATTTCTAAGTGCTTTTTAAAAAAGGCAAAAATTACTTATTTTCTGCTTCTACTTTTTTAGAAGTACAAATAAATAAGTCTATATTGTATAAGGTGAAATTATagatttacaaaaataagtatcaataaattaaaaatttggtaaaaaaattaaataattgttcatactttttcttattaaatatatatattaaaaataaatatcaaaaaatatttttataatattaaaattatataaattattatatttttaagtaTTCATCAAATGTGTATTATTATAtgtctattttttttctctaaaaagGTACActtatctttaaaatattatttatacctTTGGATTAACTTCACTCGATTAAGACTTAAGatagaagaagagaacaaataTTATTTGGAATGGAAAAATATAGGTagataatgaaaatattaaataatataaataatagatatatagAATGTTCAATTTACTAAGTGTGCGAATAGTTAtcctaatattaaaatttagatagaTAAAATGAGATgcaatatatttttattttattaaaccaATTTTAGAGTTTATTATTCACATTATCCTCTTTTAGAATATTTAGTCAAGGTATAATCATTTTCATTGAACTCCCAATTCAATATACAGTAGTATCAACATATATAGTGGCACCGTTACATATATATTAAACCTAAAATTCAGGTAATTGATACATATTCAATCTAAAATGGAGACGCTAATTTCTTCCAGATCATCATCCAACGAGAGATAAATTTCGTCAAGCCAAGACAGCTCTGTCCCACTGTCATCATCGTCGCTACAGTAGTTTACACCTCGTACGGACCCCTTCTTTTCATACACTTTGCACAAAACCCATTTGCTCCAAATTTGATGATcctgttttaatttaattagatgtTCGTAAATTTTTcacaaatgaaaaaaaaaaagtaacatcTAAAAAGAAGTTAAACCTATATATAGTGGATGTGGGTAGTGACTTACGTGTTTTCTTCTGGCTCTAGTTGTAGAAATAATGTTAGAGGATGGGCAAATATGATATTCTTGCATGACCCAACTGGTTTCAATGCCGTGTGGAGCTTCTCCTATGTGGAATACAAGGTTCTTCTTTGTCCCTACTTTCTTCTCAACCGTTGATGACAATATTGCTTCACTCTCACCTATTTCCTTCCAATACCCATTTTCTGTTATTCTTTTTTCCTTCACTTTGCTGAAGAAATAGTATTGATTTCCGCTTGACAACGCTTTATCTGCCAAATATTTACACTGCTCAATTTTTTAATCTGTACATGCAGTGGGCGAACTTGAGGCTAAAACTtgaatattttttagtataacGTTTTTTAAAGCCGAAAATTTGTAATATTAACCAAACtaataaataaagaataataACATATTAGAATTTATGGTGTAATTCCATTTTAGAATTAAATCACCTAGTGTTTTAAAAGATGACTATGTATTCCAGGTGTTTAATATTTCATCCTGTCCGAAATTTGATTTGTTAATTTTATCCAATATTATTTTTAggttataatttaattattttataattatataaaaacattttgtatttatactttaaataatattttttatacaaaaaatttaaggtaagtacttttattaaaatttggccaACACTTAACtagttaaagaaaaataaataatctcacaccattggatgaaacctcttttttatattatacgatattgttttaattttgaaataatttattttgttttaaagtAAAAGGTGTTAACTTGCTTGTTATATGAAAAGTGGTGATAAGAAATTGAGTAGGTTAAAGATACCGTTGAGTTGGGAAGGATGAGCGAGAGAGAGATCAAGATCAGGGATGATGTTGGGATGGCATGGCAAAAGAGAAGCCTTGGCATAGAGAAAGTGAAGGACAAGTTCTTCATCCGTTGGAGAGAACAAAAACCCAGGAGGAAGCTGCTTCACGCTTTCATAATCTgcagtcatcatcatcatagaATTGGTGTATGAATTGTTGAGTTTGGTATAGTAATAACTACACTTCCATAATCCATTTATTTTGTCACTATATATATAGTTTGAGATGCTGAGTAGAGAGATAAAGATTCGGGTTGATTATTTTTCACAAAAGCTAACTATAATAATGGATGGATAGATTGCTGGAAATTATAAAGGCGGCGGTACTTGGAACATGTCATAATATCACAAGGTTAATTAAAGGCGGCCAAGGAAACTAACAACAAAAGCTAACTACTTTGATTTTAAGACACATATATACACACACTAAAGTTAATTACCAGCAATATTATTCAACAATAACATGTATGACAAGTTAGTTGACTTTGCAATGACGTTATACACCAAATTCAATATTGTTTTTGGAAAATGATAGAAACTTAATAATATTAGTAGAAGAAAATAGGGAATTAATTAGTGTttctttaaatattaaaatattcttaCTTACGTTaatcaattatttaattatcagTTCTTTTCTTATAAACTTAA
This sequence is a window from Arachis stenosperma cultivar V10309 chromosome 10, arast.V10309.gnm1.PFL2, whole genome shotgun sequence. Protein-coding genes within it:
- the LOC130956075 gene encoding NAC domain-containing protein 104-like isoform X1; the protein is MMMMTADYESVKQLPPGFLFSPTDEELVLHFLYAKASLLPCHPNIIPDLDLSLAHPSQLNDKALSSGNQYYFFSKVKEKRITENGYWKEIGESEAILSSTVEKKVGTKKNLVFHIGEAPHGIETSWVMQEYHICPSSNIISTTRARRKHDHQIWSKWVLCKVYEKKGSVRGVNYCSDDDDSGTELSWLDEIYLSLDDDLEEISVSILD
- the LOC130956075 gene encoding NAC domain-containing protein 104-like isoform X2, with the translated sequence MKNLSFTFSMPRLLFCHAIPTSSLILISLSLILPNSTCKYLADKALSSGNQYYFFSKVKEKRITENGYWKEIGESEAILSSTVEKKVGTKKNLVFHIGEAPHGIETSWVMQEYHICPSSNIISTTRARRKHDHQIWSKWVLCKVYEKKGSVRGVNYCSDDDDSGTELSWLDEIYLSLDDDLEEISVSILD